CCACTTGTTGGCGCCGGTCTTGAGGAACGGGGTGGTGTAGTCGTCGGGGTCGAGGTAGTCCGGGTACCAGCCGAGCAGGTAGACCTGCATCTGGCCGTTCCTGGCGTAGTCGGTGTAGGTTCCCCATTCGGCGCTCTTGATGGTGACCTTTATCATTCCGGTCTTTTCCCACTGCTCCTTGAGCATCTGGGCAAGGTCGGCCTCGGTGTCGCCGTAGTGGGTCGGCGTGTACCAGAGCTGTATCTCCAGCGGGTTGCTCTCGGAGTAGCCTGCCTCGCTGAGGAGCCCCTTGGCCTTCTCTATGTTGCCGTCGCCGTAGGCGGTCTTGAAGACGTCCTTGTGGCTCCACATTCCGTTTGGTATTAGGCTGTAAAGTGGCTCGACGGTCCCCATGAATACCTTCTGGGCTATTTCCGGCCTGTCAACGGCCGCCGCGAGCGCCTGCCTGACCTTGACGTTGCTCGTCGGGTCGTTCTTGGTGTTGAGACAGATGTAGCGGATGAATCCGCCAGGAACCTCTATGACGTTGAAGTTCTCGTCCTTCTTCAGGCTGTCTATGTCGCTGGGCCTGAGCGTCCTCCAGGCGATGTCTATCTCGCCGTTCTGGAGGGCGAGGCGCATTGTCGAGGCGTCGCGGTAGAACTTGATGATTATCTTCTCGGTCTTGGGCTTCTCGCCGTAGTAGTTCGGGTTGGCCTCGAGAACGAGCTCCTCATCACGAACCCATTTGGTTATCTTGTAGGGGCCCGCACCGCCGGCGGTCTGGTC
The DNA window shown above is from Thermococcus sp. JdF3 and carries:
- a CDS encoding ABC transporter substrate-binding protein, producing the protein MIFSVVASGCISGGGGEEETATIVMGVTDKVTDLDPSNAYDFYTWEVLNNVMEGLVKYKPGTLEIEPALAESWEVNEDSTVWTFHLRKDLKFADGTPLKAQDVVRSIERVMTIQGDPSWLVTDFVDKVEAKDDYTVVFYLKQPTAYFLALLTTPPYFPVHPDYAPDQIQSDQTAGGAGPYKITKWVRDEELVLEANPNYYGEKPKTEKIIIKFYRDASTMRLALQNGEIDIAWRTLRPSDIDSLKKDENFNVIEVPGGFIRYICLNTKNDPTSNVKVRQALAAAVDRPEIAQKVFMGTVEPLYSLIPNGMWSHKDVFKTAYGDGNIEKAKGLLSEAGYSESNPLEIQLWYTPTHYGDTEADLAQMLKEQWEKTGMIKVTIKSAEWGTYTDYARNGQMQVYLLGWYPDYLDPDDYTTPFLKTGANKWAGTGYSNPTMDDLLSQAQRLSDQNERTKLYEQVQDILAGDVPYIPLIQGKLFVVTQKNVKGVTIGPDMIFRYSTLYKE